A part of Terriglobus roseus genomic DNA contains:
- a CDS encoding mechanosensitive ion channel family protein, which translates to MRLGIFHVWHGWFVPFFVLCAAVAFSNAFHWLVFRFVRKEEDKQNPRFSVGLGLQQHLGKPARAIFLITCLFFVLPFVPVPENIHAILREILALAMVSSMGWFAVGTVYVVQSILYRRYDVTLENNVDARRFRTQFQLLRRVIVAFIIVITIAACAYTFHDDRLWRAGTGLLASAGLASLVLAGAAKSTVGNFLAGMQIALTQPIRIDDVVVVAGEWGRIEEINSAYVVIKIWDLRRLIVPLSWFIENSFANWTRESADILGTAFLYLDYSVPVDPLRAKLNDIARNAKQWDGKVVGLQVTDLREHTMELRCLVSSRNSSENFDLRCIIREEMMKYVRENYPDAFPTARFLARPKDQPSQFEIPAQPV; encoded by the coding sequence ATGCGCCTGGGAATCTTTCATGTCTGGCACGGTTGGTTCGTACCCTTCTTCGTCCTCTGCGCAGCGGTAGCGTTTTCCAACGCCTTCCACTGGCTCGTCTTCCGGTTCGTCCGTAAGGAGGAGGACAAGCAGAACCCACGATTCTCCGTCGGCCTGGGACTGCAACAGCACCTCGGCAAACCAGCGCGGGCAATCTTCCTCATCACCTGCCTGTTCTTCGTCCTCCCCTTCGTCCCGGTTCCCGAGAACATCCACGCCATCCTCCGTGAGATCCTCGCACTCGCCATGGTGTCCTCAATGGGCTGGTTCGCGGTCGGCACGGTCTATGTCGTGCAGAGCATCCTCTACCGCCGCTATGACGTCACGCTGGAGAACAACGTAGACGCGCGCCGCTTCCGCACCCAGTTCCAACTCCTCCGCCGCGTCATCGTAGCCTTCATCATCGTCATCACCATCGCGGCCTGCGCCTACACCTTCCACGACGACCGCCTCTGGCGCGCCGGCACCGGCTTGCTAGCCTCCGCAGGCCTCGCCTCACTGGTACTAGCAGGTGCCGCCAAGTCCACCGTGGGCAACTTCCTGGCCGGCATGCAGATCGCCTTGACACAACCCATCCGTATCGACGACGTGGTTGTAGTAGCAGGGGAGTGGGGCCGTATCGAAGAAATCAATTCAGCATATGTCGTGATCAAGATCTGGGACCTTCGCCGCCTCATCGTTCCCTTGAGCTGGTTCATCGAGAACAGCTTTGCCAACTGGACGCGCGAATCCGCGGACATTCTCGGCACTGCCTTCCTCTATCTCGATTACTCAGTCCCCGTCGATCCACTGCGCGCCAAGCTGAACGACATCGCGCGTAACGCCAAGCAATGGGATGGCAAAGTCGTCGGCCTGCAAGTAACCGACCTCCGCGAACACACCATGGAACTCCGCTGCCTCGTCAGCAGCCGCAACAGCAGCGAGAACTTCGACCTCCGCTGCATCATCCGCGAGGAGATGATGAAGTACGTCCGCGAGAACTACCCCGACGCCTTCCCGACAGCCCGCTTCCTGGCCCGCCCAAAGGACCAACCCAGCCAGTTCGAGATACCCGCGCAGCCCGTATGA
- a CDS encoding DUF1003 domain-containing protein yields the protein MSHQHVQEHIYLIARHEQEFAEKRTLAERAGDTIAGFAGSMRFVILHLLFFAVWILWNTLHALQHWHFDPYPFAMLDTIVALEAILLASFILMRQQRMGRRADEREHLMLQVLLLTEKETTALLQINREMAEKFGMYAVARDRDVAALSQETSIEQVAENIRENLTEEQ from the coding sequence TTGTCCCATCAACATGTGCAGGAACACATTTACCTGATCGCTCGACACGAACAGGAGTTCGCCGAAAAGCGCACCCTAGCGGAACGCGCCGGTGACACTATCGCTGGCTTTGCGGGGAGCATGCGCTTTGTGATTCTGCACCTGCTCTTCTTTGCTGTTTGGATTCTGTGGAACACGCTGCATGCGCTTCAGCACTGGCACTTTGATCCTTATCCGTTCGCGATGCTGGATACGATTGTGGCGCTTGAGGCGATCCTGTTAGCGAGTTTCATCTTGATGCGGCAGCAGCGCATGGGGCGCCGGGCCGATGAGCGCGAGCACCTGATGCTACAGGTGCTGCTGCTGACGGAGAAGGAGACTACGGCGTTGCTACAGATCAACCGGGAGATGGCGGAGAAGTTTGGGATGTATGCCGTGGCACGTGACCGGGATGTGGCGGCACTGAGCCAGGAAACCTCCATTGAGCAAGTGGCGGAGAACATCCGCGAGAACCTTACTGAGGAACAGTAA
- a CDS encoding DUF3309 domain-containing protein gives MLIVLLIVLLLVFGGGGYYMGPGIGYYGGGGISLILLLVILWLLFGSSRDI, from the coding sequence ATGCTGATCGTTCTTCTGATTGTTCTGCTTCTCGTCTTCGGTGGCGGCGGATATTACATGGGCCCCGGCATTGGATATTACGGCGGCGGTGGCATCAGCTTAATTCTGCTGCTGGTAATACTGTGGCTGCTGTTCGGATCGAGCCGCGACATTTAG
- a CDS encoding CHAD domain-containing protein, whose protein sequence is MPVATRTNVTRLQPLRALKEQIVALDAAMLVAITSTEVGAVHKLRTTTRRVQAHLELLELLGHGNHPLRLPEHHSQTRAVAQRLRRIRRAAGAVRDLDVQTSMIALDAPQKAVVHKGSTGDEVRKQAKKLRKHLEAQRDDEAKKLVAVLKDEEQDLAASLRDLEQMIKPANRRGITSSALLEHAEEFFAAQAKPALGQHRARKNEDPNENLQRRLERLDEDALHAIRKAAKLCRYMVEAAPQGTPAREAAARFESVQEAGGHWHDWLLLQQLATDFHGRNAELAHRYEIHTNAALADYRLRLSELLPKLTA, encoded by the coding sequence ATGCCGGTTGCCACTCGAACGAACGTTACACGCCTGCAGCCACTGCGGGCGTTGAAGGAACAGATTGTCGCACTGGATGCGGCAATGCTTGTTGCCATCACTTCAACTGAGGTGGGCGCAGTCCACAAACTGCGCACGACCACGCGTCGTGTGCAGGCACATCTCGAATTGCTTGAGCTGCTGGGGCACGGCAATCACCCGCTGCGTTTGCCGGAACATCACTCTCAAACACGCGCTGTAGCGCAGCGCTTGCGTCGCATTCGACGCGCTGCAGGCGCGGTGCGTGATCTGGATGTGCAAACCAGCATGATTGCGTTGGACGCGCCACAGAAAGCAGTGGTCCATAAGGGAAGCACCGGCGATGAGGTGCGCAAGCAGGCCAAAAAACTCCGCAAACATCTGGAGGCACAACGAGACGATGAAGCGAAGAAACTCGTCGCTGTGCTGAAAGACGAAGAGCAGGACTTGGCAGCATCGTTGCGCGATCTGGAACAAATGATCAAACCCGCAAATCGGCGAGGCATCACATCGTCCGCTCTGTTGGAGCACGCGGAAGAGTTCTTCGCGGCACAGGCAAAGCCTGCATTGGGGCAGCATCGCGCACGAAAAAACGAAGACCCTAATGAGAACTTGCAGCGGCGGCTGGAGCGGCTGGATGAAGATGCGCTTCATGCCATTCGCAAGGCAGCAAAGCTCTGTCGTTACATGGTGGAAGCGGCTCCACAAGGAACACCGGCGCGTGAGGCTGCGGCACGGTTTGAGTCAGTGCAAGAGGCGGGCGGTCACTGGCACGACTGGTTGCTACTGCAGCAACTGGCCACAGACTTTCACGGGCGCAACGCAGAGTTGGCGCACCGGTATGAGATCCACACGAACGCAGCATTGGCAGACTATCGTCTTCGGCTGTCGGAGCTGCTACCAAAGCTAACGGCGTAA
- a CDS encoding Gfo/Idh/MocA family protein produces MARYLPWSEYKVSANESVNRREFFRRAGAMGMLGAMPDVMAFAEGGQSNVQHEVVPKQEVPAPTDTINFAVCGMSHDHIYGMVGAIIRGGGKLVAWHGTEPNKIARFAKAFPNAKQAHSEEEILNDKSIHLVLSSTIANERAPLGIRAMKAGKDFLSDKPGATSLEQVEAIRKTVKETGRIYAILYSELLEVKAAVYAGELIKQGKIGRVIQTINIAPHQIVQGSGNAGNGGADPRPDWFWVPEQYGGILCDIGSHQVEQFLYYTGSTSAEVVESQISNIAHPEHPKFQDFGDMVLRGDKGFGYVRLDWFTPDALGTWGDGRLFILGTKGYIEVRKYTNVGVSKAGNNLFMVNGTEQKFIDCNNVDLPFGRQFVSDVVHRTHTAQDQSQALLAAELVVRAQKQAKWVKLA; encoded by the coding sequence TTGGCACGGTATCTGCCCTGGAGTGAATACAAAGTGAGTGCGAACGAGTCTGTCAATCGTCGTGAGTTTTTCCGTCGCGCGGGCGCAATGGGAATGTTGGGAGCGATGCCCGATGTAATGGCATTTGCAGAAGGCGGCCAGTCCAATGTGCAGCACGAAGTGGTTCCGAAACAAGAGGTTCCGGCTCCCACAGACACTATCAACTTCGCCGTTTGTGGCATGAGCCACGACCACATTTACGGAATGGTGGGCGCCATCATTCGCGGTGGCGGCAAGCTGGTGGCGTGGCACGGCACGGAGCCAAACAAGATTGCTCGCTTCGCCAAGGCGTTCCCCAACGCGAAACAGGCGCACAGCGAAGAAGAGATCCTGAACGACAAGAGCATTCACCTTGTGCTCAGCAGCACCATCGCGAACGAGCGCGCGCCGCTGGGCATCCGCGCCATGAAGGCAGGGAAGGATTTCCTCTCCGACAAGCCGGGCGCCACCTCGCTGGAGCAGGTCGAAGCCATCCGCAAGACGGTGAAGGAAACGGGCCGTATCTACGCCATCCTGTACAGCGAATTGCTCGAGGTCAAGGCCGCAGTCTACGCAGGCGAACTCATCAAGCAGGGCAAGATTGGCCGCGTCATTCAGACCATCAACATCGCGCCGCACCAGATCGTGCAGGGCTCCGGTAACGCGGGCAACGGGGGCGCTGATCCGCGTCCGGACTGGTTCTGGGTGCCGGAACAGTACGGCGGCATCCTCTGCGACATCGGCTCGCACCAGGTGGAACAGTTCCTCTATTACACGGGCTCCACATCGGCTGAGGTTGTCGAATCGCAGATCAGCAACATCGCTCACCCCGAACATCCCAAGTTCCAGGACTTCGGCGACATGGTGCTGCGTGGCGACAAGGGCTTCGGCTATGTGCGCCTCGATTGGTTCACACCGGACGCGCTGGGCACATGGGGCGACGGACGTCTCTTCATCCTCGGCACCAAGGGCTATATCGAAGTCCGCAAGTACACCAACGTTGGCGTCAGCAAGGCAGGCAACAACCTGTTCATGGTGAACGGCACAGAGCAGAAGTTCATCGATTGCAACAACGTCGATCTGCCGTTCGGTCGCCAGTTCGTTTCCGATGTGGTGCACCGCACGCACACTGCGCAGGACCAGTCGCAGGCACTGCTCGCTGCAGAACTGGTGGTCCGCGCGCAGAAGCAGGCGAAGTGGGTCAAGCTGGCCTAA
- a CDS encoding sugar phosphate isomerase/epimerase family protein, whose protein sequence is MSHSTFTRRSALKGLGLAAAASATPRFLSAMALKPSPIRLGIASYTFREFKQPQQLVDFMHQLNLKNINLKDFHLPMGPLDEVKKNADWYRSQGLVITGGGTIYFQKDEDEDIKAKFDYAKAAGFPIIIGSPSHAALERVASFVKKYDIKLAIHNHGPEDKEWPSPQDILAKIGNLDKRVGFCVDVGHTMRAGKDVPETIKEVGSRLYCIHMKDLAEKDKKESQVAVGEGIMPVKQIFETLVKIKYPGCVDLEYEINGKDPMPGVTKSIATERKVLEEMGYSA, encoded by the coding sequence ATGTCGCATAGTACGTTTACGCGCCGTAGCGCCCTGAAGGGGCTTGGACTTGCTGCAGCCGCGTCGGCAACACCGCGTTTCCTTTCGGCCATGGCACTCAAGCCTTCGCCCATCCGTCTGGGCATCGCCAGCTACACCTTCCGTGAGTTCAAGCAGCCGCAGCAGCTTGTGGACTTCATGCACCAGCTCAACCTGAAGAACATCAACCTCAAGGATTTCCATCTGCCCATGGGGCCGCTGGATGAGGTGAAGAAGAACGCAGACTGGTATCGCAGCCAGGGCCTCGTAATCACTGGCGGCGGCACCATCTACTTCCAGAAGGACGAAGACGAAGACATCAAGGCAAAGTTTGACTACGCCAAGGCTGCAGGCTTCCCCATCATCATCGGATCGCCGTCGCACGCCGCTCTGGAACGAGTCGCAAGCTTCGTGAAGAAGTACGACATCAAGCTCGCCATCCACAACCACGGTCCGGAAGACAAGGAATGGCCGTCGCCGCAGGACATTCTTGCGAAGATCGGCAACCTTGATAAGCGCGTAGGCTTCTGCGTCGACGTAGGCCACACCATGCGCGCAGGCAAGGACGTTCCCGAAACCATCAAGGAAGTCGGCTCGCGCCTGTACTGCATCCACATGAAGGATCTGGCGGAGAAGGACAAGAAGGAAAGCCAGGTTGCCGTCGGCGAAGGCATCATGCCGGTGAAGCAGATCTTCGAAACGCTGGTCAAAATCAAGTACCCCGGCTGCGTCGATCTCGAATACGAGATCAACGGCAAGGACCCCATGCCGGGCGTCACCAAGAGCATCGCAACAGAGCGCAAGGTGCTCGAAGAGATGGGTTACTCCGCGTAA